One genomic segment of Occultella kanbiaonis includes these proteins:
- a CDS encoding type II toxin-antitoxin system VapB family antitoxin: MSLNIKNERVHALAREAAERTGRTQTGAIEFALERLLATLPERDERGGARIDRLLDDLRGRLGDDTLTTDDLYDETGLYR; this comes from the coding sequence ATGAGCCTCAACATCAAGAATGAGCGCGTCCATGCGTTGGCTCGCGAAGCGGCCGAGCGCACGGGCCGAACACAGACAGGTGCGATCGAGTTCGCGCTCGAGCGGCTCCTGGCGACGTTGCCGGAGCGCGACGAACGCGGCGGAGCGCGCATCGACCGTCTGCTCGACGACCTTCGTGGGCGGCTCGGTGATGACACCCTCACGACGGACGACCTCTACGACGAGACCGGCCTCTACAGGTGA
- a CDS encoding potassium channel family protein produces MASIPRAAPGSIALNDSDSVVVAGLGRFGSALAIELAEAGVEVLGIDTDEEIVQGLSDTLTHVVRADTTKMEALEQLGVPNFSHVVVAIGSNVEASILTTSWMLRFEIEHLWAKAISEPHGQILTQLGVQHVVSPESDMGRRVAHLLRGSIADYQDVGGGFATVTAKAPPSMVGKSLDQVGLRKKHNLNVVAVMQQDGTWAHATGETILNWDDTVIVMGPSALAERFIDMS; encoded by the coding sequence TTGGCTAGCATCCCGCGGGCCGCGCCCGGCTCGATCGCCCTGAACGACTCCGATTCCGTGGTGGTCGCCGGCCTCGGGCGGTTCGGCAGCGCGTTGGCGATCGAACTGGCGGAGGCCGGTGTCGAGGTTCTCGGCATCGACACCGATGAGGAGATCGTCCAGGGGCTCAGCGACACCCTGACGCACGTGGTCCGGGCGGACACCACCAAGATGGAGGCCCTGGAGCAACTTGGCGTTCCGAACTTCTCGCACGTGGTGGTCGCGATCGGTTCCAACGTCGAAGCCTCCATCCTGACCACCTCCTGGATGCTCCGCTTCGAGATCGAGCACCTCTGGGCCAAGGCGATCAGCGAGCCGCACGGCCAGATCCTCACGCAGCTCGGCGTCCAGCACGTCGTCTCCCCCGAGTCGGACATGGGCCGGCGGGTAGCCCACCTGCTGCGCGGGTCGATCGCCGACTATCAGGACGTCGGCGGCGGGTTCGCGACGGTCACCGCGAAGGCACCGCCCTCGATGGTCGGGAAGTCCCTCGATCAGGTCGGCCTGCGCAAGAAGCACAACCTGAACGTGGTCGCCGTCATGCAGCAGGACGGCACCTGGGCGCACGCGACCGGCGAGACGATCCTCAACTGGGACGACACGGTCATCGTCATGGGACCCTCCGCACTCGCCGAACGGTTCATCGACATGTCGTGA
- a CDS encoding FadR/GntR family transcriptional regulator, whose translation MSPGPGSAPAPDPGGDAGDGRRGSRTDHVVTGIARLIIDGDLAAGDRLPVEKDLAARFDVSRGSLREAVRALAALGVVESRQGDGTYVTSLDPALLVGPLGLAVDLQAAGHGAHIHSVRRLLEVEAAGLAATQGLASTPERSDAVDAIEAAAAMLAEVPPGGLDRAAFLELDLAFHRAIGAASGNPVLAALIEALAGRTARHRLLRSATEAGVEHRTQAEHEAILSAVTAGDPERARVRMAAHLLAVEDFLRGSE comes from the coding sequence ATGAGCCCCGGTCCGGGGTCCGCACCGGCGCCGGATCCAGGTGGGGATGCGGGCGACGGCCGGCGTGGCTCCCGGACCGATCATGTGGTCACCGGGATCGCCCGGCTGATCATCGACGGCGACCTCGCCGCGGGGGACCGGCTGCCGGTCGAGAAGGACCTGGCGGCCCGGTTCGACGTCTCCCGCGGCTCCCTGCGCGAGGCCGTCCGGGCCCTGGCCGCCCTCGGTGTGGTCGAGTCCCGGCAGGGTGACGGCACCTACGTGACGAGCCTCGACCCGGCCCTGCTCGTCGGGCCGCTCGGCCTCGCCGTCGACCTCCAGGCGGCCGGGCACGGCGCGCACATCCATTCGGTGCGCCGGCTGCTCGAGGTGGAGGCGGCCGGCCTCGCCGCCACCCAGGGGCTCGCGTCGACGCCGGAGCGCAGCGACGCCGTCGACGCCATCGAGGCCGCCGCCGCGATGCTGGCGGAGGTGCCACCGGGCGGTCTCGACCGCGCCGCGTTCCTGGAGCTCGACCTGGCCTTCCACCGCGCCATCGGGGCGGCCTCCGGCAATCCCGTGCTCGCCGCCCTCATCGAGGCGCTCGCCGGCCGGACCGCGAGGCACCGGCTCCTGCGCAGCGCCACCGAGGCCGGGGTGGAGCACCGGACGCAGGCCGAGCACGAGGCGATCCTGAGCGCCGTCACCGCCGGCGACCCGGAGCGGGCGCGGGTCCGGATGGCCGCGCACCTGCTCGCCGTCGAGGATTTCCTGCGCGGGAGCGAGTGA
- a CDS encoding type II toxin-antitoxin system VapC family toxin, whose product MIVDTSAVVALILDEPEAAAIRAALVAGAVMSAATYVELGVVVHRKGGEAATRRLDALLEELGIEIVPLTPRQGRLARAAYAEYGRGSGHPAALNLGDCFSYALAADRREQLLFVGRDFVHTDAVSVL is encoded by the coding sequence GTGATCGTCGACACCTCGGCCGTCGTAGCCCTGATCCTTGACGAACCCGAGGCGGCTGCGATCCGCGCCGCGCTCGTGGCGGGTGCGGTGATGTCGGCGGCCACCTACGTGGAGCTCGGCGTCGTCGTCCACCGCAAGGGGGGTGAGGCCGCGACCAGAAGGCTCGACGCACTGTTGGAGGAGCTCGGGATCGAGATCGTGCCACTCACGCCGCGACAGGGCAGGCTCGCCCGAGCGGCCTACGCGGAGTACGGCCGAGGCAGTGGCCATCCGGCGGCACTGAATCTCGGTGACTGTTTCAGCTATGCACTCGCAGCCGACCGACGTGAGCAACTGCTGTTCGTCGGTCGTGACTTCGTCCATACCGACGCGGTGAGTGTGCTCTGA
- a CDS encoding FadR/GntR family transcriptional regulator has product MAKASMYEHMVDVLGSRIVSGELAPLEVMSLAGLEQEFGVSRTVAREAMRALQSLGMITARRRVGLIVSPAADWNVLDPQVIRWNLLGEGRDAQLLALMDLRIAIEPTATRLAAQHATAAQRALLLDLVNQLSAIGDAGRGDSDEYLRVDVEFHVTLLRASGNPMLLALEPAVTEVLIGRSHLGLTPAHPNPLALACHVSAARAVSEGSAQAAEEASRTMLSLVRDEVG; this is encoded by the coding sequence ATGGCTAAGGCCTCCATGTACGAGCACATGGTCGACGTGCTCGGCAGTCGCATCGTCAGCGGTGAGCTCGCACCACTCGAGGTGATGTCGCTGGCGGGCCTGGAGCAGGAGTTCGGCGTCTCGCGGACCGTGGCCAGGGAGGCCATGCGCGCGCTGCAGTCGCTCGGGATGATCACCGCGCGCCGGCGCGTGGGCCTGATCGTCTCCCCCGCCGCGGACTGGAACGTGCTGGACCCACAGGTGATCCGCTGGAACCTGCTCGGCGAGGGCCGCGACGCCCAGCTCCTCGCACTCATGGACCTGCGCATCGCCATCGAGCCCACGGCCACCCGGCTCGCGGCCCAGCACGCGACGGCCGCCCAGCGTGCCCTCCTGCTCGACCTGGTCAACCAGCTCAGTGCGATCGGGGACGCCGGCCGCGGCGACTCCGACGAGTATCTGCGGGTGGACGTCGAGTTCCACGTGACGCTGCTGCGGGCCAGCGGCAACCCGATGCTGCTGGCGCTCGAGCCGGCCGTGACCGAGGTCCTGATCGGTCGGTCCCACCTCGGCCTGACCCCGGCGCACCCGAACCCGCTCGCCCTGGCCTGCCACGTCAGCGCGGCCCGCGCGGTGTCCGAGGGCAGCGCGCAGGCTGCCGAGGAGGCCTCCCGCACCATGCTCTCGCTGGTCCGGGACGAGGTCGGCTGA
- a CDS encoding TetR/AcrR family transcriptional regulator — translation MNTHLSREGQFTMTARERILDAAASVMRERGIARATTKEIARVAGCSEALLYKYFADKQEIFLGVLSERMPPIAGAAELTGTVRENLETLTRDVLVFYVQTFPIAAAVFSEADLLTAWRDGLRARDAGPHVVHAIVEDYVASERRAGRLPISIDPWATAVLLCGAALQQAFLATFAGETEIPDAGEVAARLVAGVLGPAERHAPPR, via the coding sequence GTGAACACTCACTTGTCAAGGGAGGGGCAGTTCACCATGACGGCACGGGAGCGGATCCTGGACGCGGCGGCGTCCGTCATGCGCGAACGCGGCATCGCCCGGGCGACCACCAAGGAGATCGCTCGCGTGGCCGGGTGCTCGGAGGCTCTGCTCTACAAGTACTTCGCCGACAAGCAGGAGATCTTCCTTGGCGTGCTCTCCGAGCGGATGCCGCCCATCGCCGGCGCGGCCGAGCTGACCGGCACGGTCCGCGAGAACCTCGAGACGCTCACCCGAGACGTGCTCGTGTTCTACGTCCAGACGTTTCCGATCGCGGCCGCAGTGTTCAGCGAGGCTGACCTCCTCACCGCCTGGCGGGACGGCTTGCGCGCCCGCGACGCCGGCCCGCACGTCGTCCATGCCATCGTCGAGGACTACGTGGCGAGCGAACGGCGGGCCGGCAGGCTGCCGATCTCCATCGATCCCTGGGCCACTGCGGTGCTGCTCTGCGGGGCAGCGCTCCAGCAGGCCTTCCTGGCGACGTTCGCCGGCGAGACCGAGATCCCGGACGCCGGGGAGGTCGCCGCCAGACTCGTCGCGGGCGTCCTAGGCCCCGCCGAACGACACGCCCCGCCTAGGTGA
- a CDS encoding TrkH family potassium uptake protein — protein sequence MQTRPIRLRGTRAPVLGRPGQVLVASFAGAVVVGTLLLMLPIAVVSEPPPGPLPSDTGPWGGAPVLAALFTATSAVCVTGLIVVDTATYWSPFGQVVVLALIQLGGLGIMTFASLLTILLARRLGLRSRLIASASVRSVSLGDVRAIVIGVAKVGFGTEAVVAVVLAVRLATGYGAGFGESVWFGLFHSVSAFNNAGFALYSDNLMGFVTDPWVGLPIAAAVVLGGLGFPVIFELRRHFRMPRKWSMHTKLVLSGTVVLLLGGVITITALEWSNPQTLGPLDPAGKVLAGVFASVVARTAGFNSIDISAMHTQTWFAQDVLMFIGGGPAGTAGGLKITTFAVLFFIIVTEIRGGTAVNIFGRRLARSVHREATTVALLAVAVVMIGTWSLLIMTTFSLDQIVFEVVSAFATVGLSTGITHLLPTGGQLILVALMFIGRLGPLTLASALALRSRSSYVELPKERPIIG from the coding sequence ATGCAAACACGGCCGATCCGGCTCCGCGGCACCCGCGCACCGGTGCTCGGCCGACCGGGACAGGTCCTGGTCGCCAGCTTCGCGGGGGCGGTCGTCGTCGGGACCCTGCTCCTCATGCTCCCGATCGCGGTGGTGTCGGAGCCACCACCTGGACCGTTGCCGTCGGATACCGGTCCATGGGGCGGCGCACCCGTCCTGGCCGCGCTGTTCACGGCGACGTCGGCCGTCTGCGTCACCGGGCTGATCGTGGTGGACACCGCCACCTACTGGAGCCCGTTCGGACAAGTGGTGGTCCTCGCCCTGATCCAGCTCGGCGGGCTCGGCATCATGACCTTCGCCTCGCTCCTGACGATCCTGCTCGCCCGACGTCTGGGACTGCGGTCCCGCCTGATCGCGAGCGCGAGCGTCCGCAGCGTCAGTCTCGGGGACGTCCGCGCCATCGTGATCGGCGTCGCGAAGGTCGGCTTCGGCACGGAGGCCGTCGTCGCCGTCGTCCTCGCGGTGCGCCTGGCGACGGGGTACGGCGCCGGGTTCGGGGAGTCCGTCTGGTTCGGCCTCTTCCACTCGGTCTCGGCGTTCAACAACGCCGGCTTCGCGCTCTACTCCGACAACCTGATGGGGTTCGTGACCGATCCCTGGGTCGGCCTGCCGATCGCCGCAGCCGTGGTCCTCGGCGGCCTGGGCTTCCCGGTGATCTTCGAGCTACGGCGCCATTTCCGGATGCCCCGGAAGTGGTCGATGCACACCAAGCTGGTGCTGTCCGGGACCGTCGTGCTGCTGCTCGGCGGGGTCATCACGATCACCGCGCTGGAGTGGTCCAACCCGCAGACCCTCGGCCCACTGGACCCGGCCGGCAAGGTCCTCGCCGGGGTCTTCGCGTCGGTGGTGGCCCGGACGGCCGGCTTCAACAGCATCGACATCTCGGCGATGCACACCCAGACGTGGTTCGCGCAGGACGTGCTCATGTTCATCGGCGGGGGTCCGGCGGGCACGGCGGGCGGCCTGAAGATCACGACGTTCGCGGTGCTGTTCTTCATCATCGTCACCGAGATCCGTGGCGGCACGGCCGTGAACATCTTCGGCCGCCGCCTCGCCCGATCCGTGCACCGGGAGGCCACGACGGTCGCCCTCCTCGCGGTGGCCGTCGTCATGATCGGGACCTGGTCCCTGCTCATCATGACCACCTTCAGCCTGGACCAGATCGTGTTCGAGGTGGTGTCCGCCTTCGCGACCGTTGGGCTGTCCACCGGGATCACCCACCTGCTTCCGACCGGCGGGCAACTGATCCTCGTCGCACTGATGTTCATCGGACGCCTCGGACCGCTGACCCTGGCGTCCGCGTTAGCGTTGCGTTCTCGCAGCTCCTACGTCGAGCTGCCGAAAGAAAGGCCGATCATTGGCTAG
- a CDS encoding NAD(P)-dependent oxidoreductase gives MRLVVLGASGRTGRELVDHASSRGHDVIAVVRNPAKARSDWNAAIAEGTDSTALAEAMTGAEAVAFCIGPVHRTDVGVMERSAIATVRAMRIAGVDRLALITASGPFTDGDGPLTRYVAKPIVQRVLRDQFADMVATEAVIHDSGLDWTIVRPPMLTQGRGRSGYRERRDSNVRGGILIARADLARAMVDLLEDPTTIGRSVAVAR, from the coding sequence ATGCGACTCGTCGTTCTCGGAGCCTCCGGCCGCACCGGCCGCGAGCTCGTCGACCACGCCTCGTCCCGAGGCCACGACGTGATCGCCGTCGTGCGCAACCCCGCCAAAGCCCGATCCGACTGGAACGCCGCCATCGCCGAGGGAACCGACTCCACCGCCCTCGCCGAGGCGATGACGGGCGCCGAGGCCGTCGCGTTCTGCATCGGACCGGTCCACAGGACCGACGTCGGCGTGATGGAGAGGAGTGCGATCGCGACGGTCCGGGCGATGCGGATCGCGGGCGTGGACCGGTTGGCGCTGATCACGGCGAGCGGTCCGTTCACCGACGGCGACGGACCGCTCACCCGCTACGTCGCGAAGCCGATCGTGCAGCGGGTACTGCGGGACCAGTTCGCGGACATGGTGGCCACGGAGGCGGTGATCCACGACTCCGGCCTCGACTGGACGATCGTGCGCCCGCCCATGCTCACCCAGGGCCGGGGGCGCTCCGGCTACCGGGAGCGCCGCGACAGCAACGTGCGCGGCGGGATCCTGATCGCTCGCGCCGACCTCGCCCGCGCCATGGTCGATCTGCTGGAGGATCCGACGACCATCGGCCGGTCCGTCGCGGTCGCTCGATAG
- a CDS encoding MgtC/SapB family protein: protein MPFATDTVLTELYLLCIAFVLCAAIGTERQVRQKAAGFRTHVLVGTGSAGFTLVSAFGFENVLGADVNLDPSRIAAQIVSGIGFLGAGVIFTRKDVVRGLTTAATIWVAAAVGMAAGAGMVALAVLLTVLHLLCLVVLAPLVRRIPTKDRRRVLRLTYLDGNGVLRRILAAANGAGFAASLLSTRHTRIDGEDCVLMDVRFSGRYPLADLIPTLSEIDGIRGVAVRDIDDDIDDELA, encoded by the coding sequence GTGCCATTCGCCACTGACACGGTGCTGACCGAGCTGTACCTCCTCTGTATCGCGTTCGTCCTCTGCGCGGCCATCGGCACCGAGCGCCAGGTCCGTCAGAAGGCCGCGGGGTTCCGCACCCACGTCCTGGTCGGCACGGGATCGGCCGGCTTCACGCTCGTGTCCGCGTTCGGTTTCGAGAACGTCCTGGGCGCGGACGTGAACCTGGACCCGTCCCGGATCGCCGCTCAGATCGTGAGCGGGATCGGGTTCCTCGGCGCCGGGGTCATCTTCACCCGCAAGGACGTGGTGCGCGGCCTGACCACGGCGGCCACGATCTGGGTCGCCGCCGCCGTGGGCATGGCCGCCGGGGCGGGGATGGTCGCGCTCGCGGTGCTGCTGACCGTGCTGCACCTGCTCTGCCTGGTGGTGCTCGCGCCGCTGGTCAGGCGGATCCCGACCAAGGACCGCCGCCGGGTCCTGCGGCTGACCTACCTGGACGGCAACGGCGTCCTGCGCCGCATCCTGGCGGCCGCCAACGGAGCCGGCTTCGCAGCCTCGCTGCTGTCCACCCGGCACACCAGGATCGACGGCGAGGACTGCGTCCTCATGGACGTCCGGTTCTCCGGCCGGTACCCGCTGGCCGACCTCATCCCGACCCTGTCCGAGATCGACGGCATCCGCGGCGTCGCGGTGCGTGACATCGATGACGACATCGACGACGAACTCGCCTGA
- a CDS encoding L-fuconate dehydratase, which translates to MTRIVGVDIEDVRFPTSLTADGSDAMNKDGDYSAAYVVLRTDGQGPDGGPLAGHGLTFTIGRGNDIVAVAAREQAAQLVGREVAEVVADLGGVYRDLTADSQIRWLGPEKGVVHLSLSAVMNAVWDLAARAAGKPLWRLLADLSPEELVDVADLRYLSDALTRDEAIAILRAQEAGKAERIAELERTGYPCYTTSAGWLGYSDEKLRRLCQEAIDDGYNHIKLKVGANLEDDIRRCSIAREVIGPDRTLMIDANQVWDVPQAIEWTNALAQFDLLWIEEPTSPDDILGHAAIKKGVAPIGVATGEHGHNRVMFKQFMQAGAMDFCQLDTGRLGSLNEIIAVLLLAAKFGVPVCPHAGGVGLCEMVQHVSMLDFVAVSGTREGRVTEFVDHLHEHFTDPCIVAGAAYRVPTKPGYSTQMHESSIAEFRFPDGSYWAGQLAEASA; encoded by the coding sequence ATGACTCGCATCGTCGGCGTCGACATCGAGGACGTCCGCTTCCCCACCTCCCTCACGGCCGATGGCTCGGACGCGATGAACAAGGACGGTGACTACTCCGCCGCGTACGTCGTGCTGCGCACCGACGGGCAGGGGCCCGACGGCGGCCCGTTGGCCGGTCATGGCCTCACCTTCACGATCGGTCGGGGCAACGACATCGTCGCCGTCGCCGCGCGGGAGCAGGCGGCGCAGCTCGTCGGACGGGAGGTCGCCGAGGTCGTCGCCGACCTCGGCGGGGTCTACCGCGACCTCACTGCGGACTCCCAGATCCGCTGGCTCGGCCCGGAGAAGGGCGTGGTGCACCTGTCCCTGTCCGCGGTGATGAACGCGGTCTGGGATCTCGCGGCACGCGCCGCCGGCAAGCCGCTCTGGCGCCTGCTCGCTGACCTGAGCCCCGAGGAGCTGGTCGACGTCGCGGACCTGCGCTACCTGTCCGACGCCCTCACCCGGGACGAGGCGATTGCGATCCTGCGCGCCCAGGAGGCAGGCAAGGCCGAGCGCATCGCCGAGCTCGAGCGCACCGGCTACCCCTGCTACACCACCTCGGCCGGCTGGCTCGGCTACAGCGACGAGAAGCTGCGGCGGCTGTGCCAGGAGGCCATCGACGACGGCTACAACCACATCAAGCTCAAGGTCGGCGCGAACCTCGAGGACGACATCCGCCGCTGCTCGATCGCCCGCGAGGTGATCGGCCCGGACCGGACCCTGATGATCGACGCGAACCAGGTCTGGGACGTGCCTCAGGCGATCGAGTGGACGAACGCCCTCGCGCAGTTCGACCTGCTCTGGATCGAGGAGCCCACCTCGCCCGACGACATCCTCGGGCACGCCGCCATCAAGAAGGGCGTGGCACCCATCGGGGTCGCGACCGGCGAGCACGGCCACAACCGCGTGATGTTCAAGCAGTTCATGCAGGCGGGGGCGATGGACTTCTGCCAGCTCGACACCGGCCGCCTGGGCAGCCTCAACGAGATCATCGCCGTGCTCCTGCTGGCGGCGAAGTTCGGGGTGCCGGTGTGCCCGCACGCCGGCGGCGTCGGCCTGTGCGAGATGGTCCAGCACGTCTCGATGCTGGACTTCGTGGCCGTCTCCGGCACTCGCGAGGGCCGGGTCACCGAGTTCGTCGACCACCTGCACGAGCACTTCACCGACCCGTGCATCGTCGCCGGTGCCGCCTACCGGGTGCCGACCAAGCCGGGGTACTCGACGCAGATGCACGAGTCCTCCATCGCCGAGTTCCGGTTCCCGGACGGTTCGTACTGGGCCGGACAGCTCGCCGAAGCCTCGGCATGA
- a CDS encoding NAD(P)-dependent oxidoreductase has protein sequence MTSGTSGTASTGAGEANGGAAPGADGTRVGVIGLGVMGAPMARHMATAGIPTSVWARRPAITQALAAHGASVAATAAELAAASDVVVLVLPGMPEIDAVLTGPDGLLAGNAGEPDGVGGAEQVGSSDPDGVAAAGQVGSARPARLLVICSTVSPRDVRELADRPELRDAGWRVVDAPISGGEQGAEAGTLAIFVGGEREDVEVVAGVLSATGNPVHLGPLGSGQVGKACNQVIVAATVTALGEAAVLAERSGLDVAALFDLLGGGYAGSRLLEVKKDRFVAHDHSPSGAAKYMVKDLTGALDQAEDARTTLPLTTQLLQTFTDLTAAGLGDNDTAVVQAWIEQQGGQAS, from the coding sequence ATGACGAGCGGGACGAGCGGGACGGCTTCGACAGGGGCGGGAGAGGCGAACGGCGGGGCCGCACCGGGCGCGGATGGCACCAGGGTCGGGGTCATCGGGCTGGGCGTGATGGGTGCGCCGATGGCTCGGCACATGGCGACGGCGGGCATCCCCACCTCGGTGTGGGCACGGCGTCCGGCGATCACGCAGGCGCTCGCCGCGCACGGCGCCTCGGTGGCGGCAACGGCCGCCGAGCTCGCGGCTGCGAGCGACGTGGTCGTCCTGGTGCTGCCCGGCATGCCGGAGATCGACGCCGTGCTGACCGGCCCGGACGGGCTGCTCGCGGGCAATGCCGGTGAGCCCGACGGCGTGGGTGGCGCCGAGCAGGTCGGCTCGTCCGACCCCGACGGCGTGGCCGCCGCTGGGCAGGTCGGCTCGGCGCGGCCGGCCCGGCTGTTGGTGATCTGCTCGACGGTATCCCCGCGCGACGTGCGCGAACTCGCGGATCGACCGGAGCTGCGCGACGCCGGCTGGCGCGTCGTGGACGCCCCGATCTCCGGCGGCGAGCAGGGCGCCGAGGCCGGAACGCTCGCGATCTTCGTCGGCGGCGAACGCGAGGACGTCGAGGTCGTCGCCGGGGTCCTGAGCGCCACCGGGAACCCGGTGCACCTGGGCCCGCTCGGCTCGGGCCAGGTCGGCAAGGCCTGCAACCAGGTGATCGTGGCGGCCACCGTCACCGCCCTCGGAGAGGCCGCGGTCCTCGCCGAGCGGTCCGGGCTGGACGTCGCAGCACTCTTCGACCTGCTCGGCGGCGGCTACGCCGGCTCCCGTCTGCTCGAGGTCAAGAAGGACCGCTTCGTCGCGCACGACCACTCGCCGTCGGGCGCCGCGAAATACATGGTCAAGGACCTCACCGGCGCCCTCGACCAGGCCGAGGACGCCCGCACCACGCTGCCGCTGACCACGCAGCTGCTGCAGACCTTCACCGACCTGACCGCAGCCGGCCTCGGGGACAACGACACCGCCGTCGTCCAGGCCTGGATCGAGCAGCAGGGCGGGCAGGCCTCCTGA
- a CDS encoding SDR family oxidoreductase has product MTTSLFDLTGRLAFVTGSARGLGNALALGLAQAGADVVVHGRDQTVTAEAAASIAEETGVKTHTVCFDVTDADVVREQVTALIEEVGVPDILVNNAGMQHRAPFNSFPADKWDQVLTTNLSSVFYVSQPVTTAMAERGSGKVINIGSAMSALARQTIAPYTASKGGVVMLTKGMAADLARFDIQVNAISPGYFASEMNRDLWSDPEFDGWLKNRTPAHRWGKFEELVGAAVFLASAASSFVSGQNIHVDGGLTSVV; this is encoded by the coding sequence ATGACGACTTCCCTCTTCGACCTCACCGGTCGACTCGCGTTCGTGACCGGTTCCGCCAGGGGTCTCGGCAATGCCCTGGCGCTCGGTCTGGCACAGGCCGGCGCGGACGTCGTCGTGCACGGTCGTGACCAGACGGTCACCGCCGAGGCGGCGGCCAGTATCGCCGAGGAGACCGGGGTGAAGACCCACACGGTCTGCTTCGACGTCACCGACGCGGACGTGGTCCGCGAGCAGGTCACCGCGCTGATCGAGGAGGTCGGCGTGCCGGACATCCTCGTCAACAACGCGGGCATGCAGCACCGCGCGCCGTTCAACTCCTTCCCCGCCGACAAGTGGGACCAGGTCCTCACCACGAACCTCTCCTCGGTCTTCTACGTCTCCCAGCCGGTCACCACCGCGATGGCCGAGCGTGGCTCCGGGAAGGTCATCAACATCGGCTCGGCGATGTCGGCACTGGCCCGTCAGACGATCGCGCCGTACACCGCCTCCAAGGGCGGCGTCGTGATGCTCACCAAGGGCATGGCCGCGGACCTGGCCCGCTTCGACATCCAGGTGAACGCGATCTCGCCGGGGTACTTCGCCTCCGAGATGAACCGCGACCTGTGGAGCGACCCGGAGTTCGACGGCTGGCTCAAGAACCGCACCCCGGCCCACCGCTGGGGCAAGTTCGAAGAGCTCGTCGGTGCCGCGGTGTTCCTCGCCTCGGCCGCGTCCAGCTTCGTGTCCGGCCAGAACATCCACGTCGACGGCGGCCTGACCTCCGTCGTCTGA
- a CDS encoding L-idonate 5-dehydrogenase, producing the protein MRALSIHGKEDLRPVEVDVPEPGPDQVRIKVAYVGICGSDLHYYFHGANGAFVVREPLVPGHELSGTVDADPSGRLAPGTPVTVHPATFGPVVAGLEDARHLWPGGSYLGSASTWPHTQGGMAQYLVVGADMIRELPAELPLTRAALAEPLAVALHGVSQAGGVEGARVLVSGAGPIGLLTAFAAKALGAAHVTVADVVPEPLERATAVGADATILLGSAEVPVNAYDVVLECAGVPASITTAIGAVRPRGVVAQVGMLPNAEVSVLLAPLISKEARLVGCFRFDDEIGEAVRLLNAHPEAEAVVTHVISSADAVEAFATAKDSRASGKVLVAL; encoded by the coding sequence GTGCGCGCACTCAGCATCCACGGCAAGGAAGACCTTCGGCCCGTTGAGGTCGACGTGCCCGAGCCGGGCCCGGACCAGGTCCGGATCAAGGTCGCCTACGTGGGGATCTGTGGCTCGGACCTGCACTACTACTTCCACGGTGCGAACGGTGCGTTCGTGGTCCGCGAGCCGCTGGTGCCCGGCCACGAGCTCTCCGGCACGGTCGACGCGGACCCGAGCGGCCGGCTCGCCCCGGGCACCCCAGTGACCGTGCACCCGGCCACGTTCGGCCCGGTCGTTGCCGGCCTGGAGGACGCGCGGCACCTGTGGCCCGGCGGTTCCTACCTCGGTTCGGCCTCCACCTGGCCACACACCCAGGGCGGGATGGCGCAGTACCTGGTGGTCGGCGCGGACATGATCCGGGAGCTGCCCGCGGAACTGCCGCTGACCCGGGCCGCGCTCGCCGAGCCGCTCGCAGTGGCGCTGCACGGCGTCTCCCAGGCCGGTGGCGTCGAGGGCGCGCGCGTCCTGGTCAGCGGTGCCGGCCCGATCGGACTGCTCACCGCGTTCGCCGCGAAGGCGCTCGGCGCCGCCCACGTGACCGTGGCCGACGTGGTGCCCGAACCGCTCGAGCGAGCCACCGCCGTCGGCGCGGACGCCACGATCCTGCTCGGCAGCGCCGAGGTGCCCGTCAATGCCTACGACGTGGTGCTCGAGTGCGCGGGCGTGCCCGCGTCCATCACCACGGCGATCGGCGCGGTGCGCCCCCGCGGTGTCGTCGCCCAGGTGGGCATGCTCCCGAACGCCGAGGTGTCGGTGCTGCTCGCGCCGCTGATCTCCAAGGAGGCGCGCCTGGTGGGCTGCTTCCGGTTCGACGACGAGATCGGTGAGGCCGTGCGGCTGCTGAACGCCCACCCCGAGGCAGAGGCCGTGGTGACGCACGTGATCAGCTCCGCCGACGCCGTCGAGGCGTTCGCGACCGCCAAGGACAGCCGCGCCTCGGGCAAGGTCCTCGTCGCACTCTGA